A portion of the Phyllopteryx taeniolatus isolate TA_2022b chromosome 15, UOR_Ptae_1.2, whole genome shotgun sequence genome contains these proteins:
- the brf2 gene encoding transcription factor IIIB 50 kDa subunit — protein sequence MSAAALKCLCCGSSSVVEEDHYTQRQMVCVDCGAVVSEGALTHDTFEGTDISYSRTTAVSKKPCLNQRKGQQQLTALCRVLRVNSEIERIASEYFTQAYEHESFLKVSLQKKETLVGCCVLVSCRQLNWPVSMCTIACLLEADMAMVGGVYHEMIKVLQLEVPHISVSDVMESHCKEYKISSLDVPEGLAEDHRDIQERALSLVELAADSWIVTGRRPVPLMMATVYLAWQSLKPNLVRLNMSLPKFCRIAKVRQNQTAAKRVGEIKSVLCKLGKEIPWVTDPVTSGNVVRYVEDIVKNRYALLRRALRSHEEAMREESQLCCEEANPSEPEDQTLRATSRNSEKSKQPGEGREFKAHQDLEPNWGKRMVFAPPCVIHAKRRRAAAERLEGITGDEEISDSEIDSYIRTPQEAREFAVAQKAWVSQSDQAECE from the exons ATGTCCGCGGCGGCTTTGAAATGTCTTTGCTGCGGCTCTTCCAGCGTTGTAGAGGAGGACCATTACACTCAACGTCAGATGGTGTGTGTGGACTGTGGCGCTGTGGTGTCCGAAGGGGCTCTCACTCACGATACTTTCGAGGGCACAG ataTCAGCTACAGCCGCACAACAGCTGTGTCTAAAAAGCCATGTTTAAACCAGAGGAAAG GCCAGCAGCAACTAACAGCCCTCTGCAGAGTCCTGCGGGTCAACAGTGAAATCGAGAGGATAGCGAGCGAGTATTTCACGCAGGCTTATGAGCACGAGAGCTTCCTCAAGGTGAGCCTGCAGAAGAAGGAGACTCTGGTTGGCTGCTGCGTGCTggtgagctgcaggcagctcaACTGGCCCGTCAGCATGTGCACCATCGCATGCCTGCTGGAGGCCGACATGGCGATGGTGGGCGGCGTTTACCATGAGATGATAAAAGTTCTCCAGCTCGAAGTGCCGCACATCAGCGTTAGCGACGTGATGGAGTCTCATTGTAAAGA GTACAAAATTAGCTCCCTCGACGTGCCCGAAGGCCTTGCCGAGGACCACAGGGACATACAAGAACGAGCCTTGTCCCTGGTAGAGCTGGCCGCCGACTCCTGGATCGTGACCGGACGCAGGCCTGTGCCCTTAATGATGGCGACGGTCTACTTGGCCTGGCAGTCTCTAAAACCCAACCTTGTTCGCCTCAATATGTCCCTGCCAAAATTCTGTCGTATCGCCAAGGTGAGACAGAACCAGACTGCCGCCAAGAGAGTGGGCGAGATCAAGAGTGTGCTTTGCAAACTGGGTAAGGAGATCCCTTGGGTGACGGATCCTGTTACGTCGGGCAATGTGGTCAGGTACGTGGAGGATATTGTCAAGAACAGATACGCGTTACTACGGAGGGCTTTGAGGAGCCACGAGGAGGCCATGCGGGAGGAAAGTCAACTCTGCTGTGAAGAGGCAAATCCCTCTGAGCCCGAAGATCAGACTTTACGCGCAACCAGTCGAAATTCTGAGAAGTCTAAACAGCCAGGAGAGGGTAGAGAGTTCAAGGCTCATCAAGATCTAGAACCCAACTGGGGTAAGAGGATGGTTTTCGCGCCACCGTGTGTGATTCACGCTAAGCGACGGAGAGCGGCGGCAGAAAGACTCGAAGGCATAACCGGTGACGAGGAGATTTCGGACAGCGAAATTGACTCCTACATCCGTACCCCGCAGGAGGCCAGGGAATTTGCTGTGGCTCAGAAGGCTTGGGTGTCACAGAGCGACCAGGCCGAATGCGAATAA
- the prlhr2b gene encoding prolactin releasing hormone receptor 2b isoform X2 — MEANGSGTHKDIYEVAVHDNSSNRSSQFADVALLQTFKPLIIPCYALVVAVGVFGNYLLLYVICRTRKMHNVTNFFIGNLAFSDMLMCVTCVPFTLAYAFNPHGWVFGRFMCYLVFLIQPVTVYVSVFTLTAIAVDRYYATVHPLKKRTSMATCACVLTGIWLLSCGLVAPAVSHTYHVEFKEEGFTICEEFWLGQEKARRAYAYSTLLVTYVLPLSAVFVSYLCITVKLKKCVVPGHRTQEKASAQQARKRKIFRLVALLVSAFAMCWLPIHVFNMLRDIDIQLINKRFFLLIQLLCHLCAMSSSCCNPFLYAWLHDRFRAELRKLLKCNSRIGVPANRCTAGVVL; from the exons ATGGAGGCTAACGGCAGCGGCACGCACAAAGACATTTACGAGGTGGCCGTACACGACAACTCCAGCAACCGCAGCTCACAGTTCGCCGACGTGGCCCTGCTGCAGACGTTTAAGCCCCTCATCATCCCGTGCTACGCCCTGGTGGTGGCGGTGGGCGTCTTCGGCAACTACCTGCTCCTCTACGTCATCTGCCGAACACGCAAGATGCACAACGTCACCAACTTCTTCATCGGCAACCTGGCCTTCTCCGACATGCTCATGTGCGTGACGTGCGTGCCCTTCACCCTCGCGTACGCCTTCAACCCCCATGGTTGGGTCTTCGGCCGCTTCATGTGCTACCTGGTTTTCCTCATCCAGCCTGTCACCGTCTACGTTTCGGTCTTCACGCTCACTGCCATCGCTGTGGACAG ATATTACGCGACAGTGCACCCCCTGAAGAAGCGCACCTCCATGGCTACCTGTGCGTGCGTCCTCACCGGGATCTGGCTGCTGTCCTGCGGCCTGGTCGCCCCGGCAGTGAGCCACACCTACCACGTGGAGTTCAAGGAAGAAGGCTTCACCATCTGTGAGGAGTTCTGGCTGGGCCAGGAGAAGGCGCGACGGGCCTACGCGTACAGCACCCTGCTGGTCACCTATGTCCTGCCCCTGTCTGCCGTCTTCGTCTCCTACTTGTGCATCACGGTCAAGCTGAAGAAATGCGTGGTTCCCGGGCACAGGACCCAGGAGAAGGCCAGTGCCCAGCAAGCCCGCAAGAGGAAGATCTTCCGGCTGGTAGCCCTTTTGGTGTCCGCCTTCGCCATGTGCTGGCTCCCCATTCATGTTTTCAACATGTTGCGAGACATCGACATCCAGCTCATTAACAAGCGCTTCTTCCTACTCATCCAGCTGCTCTGCCACCTGTGCGCCATGAGCTCGTCCTGCTGCAACCCTTTCCTCTACGCCTGGCTGCACGACCGATTCCGTGCCGAGCTGAGGAAGTTGCTCAAGTGCAACAGCCGCATCGGAGTGCCCGCCAACCGCTGCACCGCCGGCGTGGTCTTGTAG
- the prlhr2b gene encoding prolactin releasing hormone receptor 2b isoform X1: MFSLTFSGRTVTQLLSLGAMEANGSGTHKDIYEVAVHDNSSNRSSQFADVALLQTFKPLIIPCYALVVAVGVFGNYLLLYVICRTRKMHNVTNFFIGNLAFSDMLMCVTCVPFTLAYAFNPHGWVFGRFMCYLVFLIQPVTVYVSVFTLTAIAVDRYYATVHPLKKRTSMATCACVLTGIWLLSCGLVAPAVSHTYHVEFKEEGFTICEEFWLGQEKARRAYAYSTLLVTYVLPLSAVFVSYLCITVKLKKCVVPGHRTQEKASAQQARKRKIFRLVALLVSAFAMCWLPIHVFNMLRDIDIQLINKRFFLLIQLLCHLCAMSSSCCNPFLYAWLHDRFRAELRKLLKCNSRIGVPANRCTAGVVL; the protein is encoded by the exons ATGTTCTCCCTCACTTTTTCAGGACGGACGGTGACGCAACTGCTGAGCTTGGGCGCCATGGAGGCTAACGGCAGCGGCACGCACAAAGACATTTACGAGGTGGCCGTACACGACAACTCCAGCAACCGCAGCTCACAGTTCGCCGACGTGGCCCTGCTGCAGACGTTTAAGCCCCTCATCATCCCGTGCTACGCCCTGGTGGTGGCGGTGGGCGTCTTCGGCAACTACCTGCTCCTCTACGTCATCTGCCGAACACGCAAGATGCACAACGTCACCAACTTCTTCATCGGCAACCTGGCCTTCTCCGACATGCTCATGTGCGTGACGTGCGTGCCCTTCACCCTCGCGTACGCCTTCAACCCCCATGGTTGGGTCTTCGGCCGCTTCATGTGCTACCTGGTTTTCCTCATCCAGCCTGTCACCGTCTACGTTTCGGTCTTCACGCTCACTGCCATCGCTGTGGACAG ATATTACGCGACAGTGCACCCCCTGAAGAAGCGCACCTCCATGGCTACCTGTGCGTGCGTCCTCACCGGGATCTGGCTGCTGTCCTGCGGCCTGGTCGCCCCGGCAGTGAGCCACACCTACCACGTGGAGTTCAAGGAAGAAGGCTTCACCATCTGTGAGGAGTTCTGGCTGGGCCAGGAGAAGGCGCGACGGGCCTACGCGTACAGCACCCTGCTGGTCACCTATGTCCTGCCCCTGTCTGCCGTCTTCGTCTCCTACTTGTGCATCACGGTCAAGCTGAAGAAATGCGTGGTTCCCGGGCACAGGACCCAGGAGAAGGCCAGTGCCCAGCAAGCCCGCAAGAGGAAGATCTTCCGGCTGGTAGCCCTTTTGGTGTCCGCCTTCGCCATGTGCTGGCTCCCCATTCATGTTTTCAACATGTTGCGAGACATCGACATCCAGCTCATTAACAAGCGCTTCTTCCTACTCATCCAGCTGCTCTGCCACCTGTGCGCCATGAGCTCGTCCTGCTGCAACCCTTTCCTCTACGCCTGGCTGCACGACCGATTCCGTGCCGAGCTGAGGAAGTTGCTCAAGTGCAACAGCCGCATCGGAGTGCCCGCCAACCGCTGCACCGCCGGCGTGGTCTTGTAG